A DNA window from Amycolatopsis sp. DSM 110486 contains the following coding sequences:
- a CDS encoding ABC transporter ATP-binding protein, producing MADITFDGLQISYPGKGESFVAVNGFEAHVRDGEFVTIVGASGCGKSSVLLAADGLLRPSAGEIRIGDKVVSKPGPDRGVVFQDASLMPWRTILANVAFGLEMQGVDKATRLDRARHFIELVGLAGREDAHPHQLSGGMRQRVGIARALATDPEVLLMDEPFGALDAQTRELMATELLRIWDLDRKTVLFVTHGIDEAVFLADRVLVMGGSPSRVVEVIEIDLPRPRDAAVRASEAFGKYRTHLAELLFGAQAKAAVPS from the coding sequence ATGGCAGACATCACCTTCGACGGCCTGCAGATCTCCTACCCCGGCAAGGGCGAATCGTTCGTGGCGGTGAACGGGTTCGAAGCGCACGTGCGCGACGGCGAGTTCGTGACGATCGTGGGCGCCAGCGGCTGCGGCAAGAGCAGCGTGCTGCTGGCCGCCGACGGCCTGCTGCGCCCGTCCGCCGGCGAGATCCGCATCGGTGACAAGGTCGTCAGCAAGCCCGGCCCCGACCGGGGGGTGGTGTTCCAGGACGCGTCGCTGATGCCGTGGCGCACGATCCTCGCGAACGTCGCGTTCGGACTCGAGATGCAGGGTGTCGACAAGGCGACGCGGCTGGACCGGGCCCGGCACTTCATCGAGCTGGTCGGCCTGGCCGGGCGTGAAGACGCGCACCCGCACCAGCTGTCGGGCGGCATGCGCCAGCGCGTGGGCATCGCCCGCGCGCTGGCCACCGACCCCGAGGTGCTGCTGATGGACGAGCCGTTCGGCGCGCTCGACGCGCAGACACGCGAGCTGATGGCCACCGAACTGCTGCGGATCTGGGACCTGGACCGGAAAACGGTACTGTTCGTGACCCACGGCATCGACGAGGCCGTGTTCCTCGCCGACCGCGTGCTCGTGATGGGCGGCAGCCCGAGCCGCGTGGTCGAGGTGATCGAGATCGACCTGCCGCGTCCGCGCGACGCCGCGGTGCGCGCGAGCGAGG